GAAACGATATGAGACCACGTGTTCAAAAGGCTGATGAGGTTATGGTATGTGATGACATCTCTATTTTGGGGTTCCTGCATgagagaaaaagaaatgctACATAATGTTGACTCTATACGATGATATATCattggaaaataaattttttttctcttcattttcattttcattttcatattcatttcttctatttttttttctaaccTCACTTGAACATATTATATGCAGATATCAATGTGCCATTATTAGACTCCTCCtcaatttcatcaattatATCCCACAATACATCCTCCGCCACTTGTTCTTTAAACAATATATCTAAAGTTTTTActatagtattattattattattattattattattattattttgtaaatcacCTTTCATTTgatcaaaaaatttcaattctttctTATCAACGACAAGTCGAGCAATACCACCGTTGAAACAACTGATAGTGGGGTAATAACCTAATCGGTTATTATTCACATATTTATTTCGAAGTATTAAACCATGCTTACTGCTGCCATTAGAATGGGTATTATGATTGATACGCGATTTAGGTATATCATCCATAATTGCATTATGATCTTCTTCAGAATACTCGGCAGTCTCTCCATGTTTCcaataattgtaataaaatttcttgttATATTGTAATTCACTAAATGGTGGCAAGAAAGGTTTCAATTCCTTAACAGATTCCCCTATGTAttgattattcaaataaatcttcaatGAAGATCCTTtcaatttataataatctaAACGTTCTTGCTTATTAGAAGAATAATATTCAGGTTTTGTTGTCTTTACATAATCTGTCATTTCAAAgaataattgatttttataaCGGATAGGTATATGATCACGAACCACATTATCATATTTGATATCTTGTAACAAGGATATCTGGAAATCTTTACTCAATTGACTTTCATggttattattcaatttggtttttttcttatttgcATTATGTTCAATTAATGCATCGATACGATTTTGAATATATGTCTTTGCTTGCTCTATCTGGGTATCTATATCGGGTAATTCCAAGAGAAATCCAATCCGATCTCCTTTTTTCAATACCATATTTTCTAAAGGTTGTAAAATCTGTGATAATTTACCTTCATGGATTGATTCCAATGATGAATCTCGGATACCATATCCATAAGCATCAAACCCAACTGGACCTTCCAATGAAGCTTCTCTTCGTGAAATCCCGAGTCTTAGGTGACTTGTActgtttaatatttctctctttttctgtttatcatttgatggatcattaatattatttggtgAACCAccatttaaaatttcaacttCCCAATACGTTAGACCTTCTTTTATACAAATATCACATCGACCTGTTCTCCATCCTAGCGATTCTTTAACACCAACAATTTCATTTCCCTTGTCCAGCATCGACATACCATCGGATCGATCCATAATACTAATACCTACTTTATCAAACGGATATTCACTACAACAATATCCAAgttcattaaataatgggTTAGCAGAACATGGGcgataaataaaattacgTCTATTTAATGGAATGTCTTcagttttgaaaaattttaaatttgtcttattattattattattatcataatcattattattaatattggcTGAATCATctatttcttcattattattactattattatttgcgATTGTGGGCTCAATTTCTAGGTATAGAGGGAAACTGGGTTTACTCAAATTTATATCTGAATCCTTAAATACGAAATCAGTATCATGTTGATATGGGATTATACCTACTTTCATTTTTTCAGAGATGGACAATTAACGAGTTTTTcaaatgtatatattattgttgttatatcttttttcgttaaagatttaaattttaatattattcgcgttaaaaaacatttcaatatattttaaaagtgATGAAAATAAGTCATTAAAAGACTCATAATTCCATCAATAgtttataatatttcaaaaaatatgtcAATCAactatatttaaattactGTACTTAGATTGTATtgcaattttatttttttttattctttttttttggaagcAAATCTTTTGCATAGTAATACtagatatatatgaaaCCGTATCTTTTTCTCTTAactattctttttttaataactttcaatcatttatttttgttctACCCCAATCCATGTATTGCATAGGTTTATGCTTTTATTGCATAGTCTTTCAAagattgaataataaaattatcagTTCTCGTGAAAcattttttgtctttttcCCCCCTCCCCCCAATAGTTACTCGAAATATTAGCAATATagctttctttttttataaataggCCAATTGAATCAATCAAAAGAGAATAACTAATATAGTACtccttcttttttttcgcTCTCAAATGAACCTAGTTTCAACAATAGATGATAACTACCTATGATAAACGAATTTCAATCCAGGAGCTTAATAGAAccttctttaaaaaattaataacgGAAAGAAGATTTACTTCAGAACTaagtaaattaattttttatcattttaatAAGATTTAACAATAGGCTATCCAGAAATATTGTAAACAGCAagttttcttaaaaaaatgttgtAAACCAACTTAGGAGTACGATACACTTAAATAGTAACTACCAAAAACTTAACttaacaatcttattaacttaacaccGGTTAATCCTTCGAACttacgaatataattgttgtttttcttaaactaaataactatataaaagaactataaatttatgtcttaagtctgaaaagctggcctttaaatacttttcaaaggtcaacgccagcttttccattttactttaattggtcTGTTTATAAACTTACTTACAAGGGTAGGAGGGCACAGTTTAAGTAATGCTGGCTAACTAGTAGATATTATGCATCGAACCGATATTTACAGGGATGCAACTAGCAGCTGCTCAGTGTTGTGTACAATTTCTAGTTAGcaacttgtagatgagtataaagtcGATCTCGTCTACAACAAAAACGTAAAATAGGATGAAGCGGTGGCTCAATGGCAGAGCTTTTGACTCCAATTAAATCTTGGAATTTCCGGAATAAGGTTGCAATCAAAGGGTTGCAGGTTCGATTCCTGTCcgtttcatttaatttttgcctgtaacaattttttgCTTTGTTACCCCCAGtagtatatatttttggctgctagtttaataccaactgtttattaaactatacaaCTACATACCTGAGCCtatgtaagttaaatattattattattattacgttccGATTTGTTTTACCTTAACcctctagtttattcttttagctttagattcttaaatagaatttatgttcatgattcaCTTACTTGTTAATCTACATGTTCATTCCGTTATCACGTGATCTTGGTTTATACACGTGACTAACGTTGCTCATACTACGTGACATTGTGTTTCAGTGTCACGTGACTCTGAATCAACAAGACTTATGAAATTCTTATTGGACATGCTAGTAtacatttattttcattttttttatcaacaTATCACATATGCATAATATGCTTAGTTAAAGACACAGGAATCAGggaatattaataacaatgTAGAAGATTTCAAAGCAAATTGGTCCTTTTAAGTTATGTAAATatatcttattttttttataaacataattcttaaataataaaatagttCTTACTTCAAATCTGACCAATTAATGTAATCAGATCATAATATGCATTTTAATCAATACAAGAATATTGACATAACAATTTTCCGACAGATATCTATTGTTAATATCTGGTCacattttgtttttttccatttttttgaagtaCAATAAACAAATTCTTACTCAAAAAGACAACCAACAACAATTGTGCTTTTGAGTTACAACAAAATATCCATTGAAGATagtaagaaaaataattagtGACTCAAAAAGTTATTtatatgataaaaaaacaacaaaaataCACGCATCACGTGATACACAAGattttcttgaaaaaataaaatttgaagaagtaAAGCACTCACGGTGGGGGTCGAACCCACAATCTTCTGATTAGAAGTCAGACGCGTTGCCATTACGCCACGCGAGCTCTATTTCTTGGAAAATATTGTATAGTGATCTGACTAGTATTGCACATATGCCTGTAACCCtgattattcttataactATAACTTACTTATCTTATTCAGTATATAATGCGAGTTTACGCGTCGCAACATGTTGACGCGAACGTCTCTGATTTGCTTAGGGCTTGTAAGCTCCTAACCCTTGACACAAGGTAGTGACAGTATCACTATGTCACAACATTTTGAGTTACAACAACATGGACAAGAACAAAGGAAAACACATGACTAATGCTCACCCCACATCTTCTGCTGTTTCCGATctactgggattcaagagagttagacattgttatacagtgtttaagatgtaaagacgattactttatttagacatatatagtaaattctataactaaaatgaatatatttcttaaatagtgtttttcgatataaaaagaaaaacacattttaaataacaagtcacgtgataaaagtCTTTTATCACTTTATagataatgatataatcatattccagcacaTCTTTACTTTAACTAGCTAGCACGTGATCCCCACAAACCCCACGCCATTGTCCGTTTTGGCCTGGGGAAAACTTTCTGCCCACACAAGGAAGTTTCACgctgaatatttttaccaAGATGACCTTGCACAGAATATCGTGCACAAGGAAAGGCAAAAAGTCACCCGGCCTCTTACCCGGCCCGGCAAATATCGGTATCCCCTAAGATCCTGCTTTTCGAAACATCACCTGCTGGATttcttatatattatacacAGACTAGTAACACATTATACGCAAACAAAGTTAGAAAAGTTTCAAACATTTCCAGGAGAATACATTAAATTCACACATTTATAACAATCATACTTGACATCAACGTTTATCAGTTTATTGTTCTGTTCCAATATCCTATTACTCTTTCTACTAAATATCTCACCAATAATATTCCCTCTTCTcccatttttttatccaggataaaaaaaaagataaacaAACGAACAAACAAACATATAAACCTATCTTCCATATTTCAATCAATATAACCCATTAAAAATGCCAATGATTATCCCTACTGCTGCCTTAAGATCGACCTTGTTAAGATCTGCTACTTTCAGAATAGTGCCTCTATCTGCTAGAGTGATGCCCTGTGCATGGACCAAAGTAAATTCTATAAGTCAAACCAAATCATTACATAACTCTGCAAGATTATGGTCCAAAAAAGTTGCTGTTAGTGAAGGATCCAACATCCAAGAACAAGCTGATCCAGAACACGATTTGGAAGAAACTTTTGAAGAATTCACTGCTAGATTCGAAAAGGAATTCGAAGCTGCTTATGATTTATTCGAAGTCCAAAGAGTCTTGAACAACTGTTTCTCGTATGATTTAGTACCCGCCCCAGCTGTATTGGAAAAGGCTTTGAGAGCTGCAAGAAGAGTCAATGATTTGCCCACTGCCATTAGAGTTTTCGAAGCTTTGAAATTCAAAGTTGATAACGAACAACAATATAAAGCTTATTTAGATGAATTGGCTGATATCAGAAAAGAATTGGGTGTTCCATTGAAGGAAGATTTGTTCCCAAACGGTGAGCCAGAGACTGTCTTAGCAAAACAACCATAATCATGCAAATATTTACATGTTTGGTGACGATATTGAATACACACACCTTGTTGATTCCAATCCAATCTACTCTACTCTACtcttatttatatatatttatttatattctattaaatgttctgtatttatttactcTTCCCTACttaacaaaaacaaaataactAATTTAGcttattatcatttggTTTACCcgtttcttattttttttcttttttccccattattgaaatttacTGTTTTGGGAATTTCTCAACTCGCgttaatagaaaattaatacaaaagaCATGCAGATCTCATCttagttttatttaacaaaaacaCAACCTGTCATATTTAAAACCTCAGTTACAAAAGATATATCGATGTTTAAAGTCTCCAAGAAGAAGCCAGAAAAGAAACAGAGATCAATAGCGTCTTTTTTCAGTTCAAAAAAGACTTTTACTCCTCCTAAAGATGATGCTCCTACTACAAAAATAGCCACCGAAAATGCAACAACTCACACCGATGCAACAATAGATCTTACCACAACTACTGCTAAAACTACCATTTCTACAAGTGGTATTCCTTCTTCTATAAGCTTGAAGAGACAAGTTGTTCCACCTAATAGATCAATCAAACTGGCGTCAAGAACTTCTTCAAATCAAGGCAGTTCGTTATTCTCAAGTCAAGGCTCCTTTGATGAAACTGATCCTTCTTCAGAATTACAATCTTTACTACAAAAACCAAAATTAGCATCGTTTAAACCAATAAGAAGATCTTTAAAAGCAGGCCCATCCTCCAAATCACTCGTTTCTACATCGTCTTCCACTATTACTTCTACAAGTTCATCAATACATTCTTCTTCAGGAAAACGTCATTTATCTTCTACAAATCATTTATCTTCAACGAGTAATACTCCCTCATTGAGTTCGACTTTCCCAAATATTAGTTTATcgattaataaaaaactaaaatcATCTCCAAGAAAATTAACagcatcttcatcttcaaataaaCACAACTCCGATTCATAttatgaaataaaattatctaaaCAACAACAAGATGTTGTAAATTGTGTTATTAAAAAACGTCAAAATGTATTCTATACTGGTGCTGCTGGGACAGGGAAATCAATCATTCTAAGAACAatcatttcaaaattaCATGGACTATACGGTAAGGATGCCATTGCAGTCACTGCATCAACTGGTCTGGCGGCAAATAATATTGGTGGATGTACATTACATAAATGGGCTGGTATTGGATTAGGTAAAGCAACTGCAGAAAAATGTATTCAAAGTTTatctaaaaaatatgaCACGTTAGCGTTATGGAGAAGAACTCGTGTTTTAATCATTGATGAAGTTTCTATGATTGACGGTGATTTTTTAGATAAATTAGATGTTATTGCGCAACATTTAAGAAATAGTAAACAACCATTTGGTGGGATTCAATTAGTATTAACAGGtgattttttccaattacCCCCagtgaataaaaatagagctgaaaattcaaaaactGCTTTTTGTTTCCAATCTAGAATGTGGAAAAATTGTATTGAAAGAACCATTTTATTGACCGAAGTCTTTAGACAAAGAGACGATGATGAATTAGTATCTATATTAAACAGTATTCGTCTGGGAGAAATTAATCCCAAAATGTCTTCCGTGTTAAAATCTTTGGAAAGAAATATCGCTTATCCAGATGGAATCTCTCCAACAGAATTATATCCAACAAGAAGAGAGGTTGATCTTTCGAATTCAAGacaattaaatcaattaccTGGTAAATTATATACTTATAAAAGCTCAGATTTGGTACAATCACACATGAAAGATATGTTAAATGCATCAGTATTAGCGGAAGAAAACGTTTATTTAAAGGATAACGCTCAAGTCATGatgttaaaaaataaacctGAATCTGAGCTAGTTAATGGTTCTTTGGGgaaagttttatttttctccACTGAAcgattaattaaaaaaatgattgaATTATACggattttattttgatgaCGAAATCGTAAACGATATGAGATTAGTAAGTAATTGTATCGAAAATCCGTCATTTGTTAATTCTGATGTATATGCTAATGGATTTAAAAACCGTCCAATAATCAGacatgaaaaattaagtaTTTTGACAAATTTTGCTGTTAAGACTAATacaaaattagaaaaaatttatccaTACGTTCGTTGGACTATTGGcccaaataaatatcataatgaattaatgaTGGATGAAATCTTCCCTGTAGATGTACCAGGTGATAATATTGGAATGCAAAGAACTCAAATCCCAGTTATGCTTTGCTATGCTCTATCAATACATAAAGCTCAAGGTCAAACAATACAAAGACTAAAAGtagatttaaaaaacatttttGAGGCTGGCCAAGTTTACGTGGCTTTGTCAAGAGCAGTTTCAAAGGATAGTTTACAGATCCTGAACTttaatccaaaaaaaattaaggcTGATGAGgaagtgaaaaaattttatcacaaattagaaaaattggattagaaaaaaagatagatttaattttagaaacGAAGACTATTGTTGGTTACTAGTCCAACGACTCAAGGGCAGTATTCCATCATACCGCTTGAGAAacaatatatacatttgaaaaaaaaaaatttttttcattaattttctaACCAGCGTAAATTAATACCAAAAAGGCGTTCTTTGTATCAAGAATCCTACTCCGAGATTTTCTTTGAATAACTTTTTTCGCTAAAAATAACTTCCCGAAATTGCAACTTAAGTTATTTAGGAAAGTGGCCATCCAAtgtttgaagaattaaacttCAATTAACATCTTAAAAGAGTTTTAAGAGACTTATTTTtagacattttttttatttttacatGAATACCCtatttttagtaataattaaaattctaTTCATTGGCGTAGTTTGGACAGCATCGATAAAATCTCTAAAACTTATCTGTATTTATTGGATAATAATGCCCTTCATTTTACACTGATTAAATAATAGGCAAAACTTgtacttttcttttcttttgccttttcttcttatttttttaattattggtTCAATTAAACTATGAAGTTAATTCTTGTAGCAATACATCTTTGAGAATTCAATTgggaaataattttctgtTTTGAAGACACTAGGGTAATTCTTAGAACGAATTGGGCTATCTGGAAGTTCTTAAAGTTTACTTGAACTATTTTGTATAAttggatttttttaaatctaattaagaaatttttttatttcctaGGAGGTCTATAAAAAAGGCAAATAGAAAAGCTATCGTTATTGGAGACCACAGGCAATTTTTTGACTCATGTCAAATCTGGTTGTACGACATACCTTCAATCTATTTCGAGAAGATTTTGTAGTGGAACAAAGGTTTCACGTCTTAAATGGTATTAGTTATAGCCCCCAGAGCTTGGTTTGCTCAGCTAGGGTCATAGATATTCCACAAAGAGTTCACGTGGCAATTAAGAAAGTAGCCAATGCATTTACTAAAGAAGTTACCTGTATTAGAGCCCTTCGTGAAATCAAACTATTAAGACACTTTCGGGGTcacaaaaatattgtttgCCTATTTGATGCAGATCTAGTATTTTATAATGATGGAATATTTAATGGTTTGTACTTATGCCAAGAATTAATGGAGACTGATTTATCacaaattttgaaatctgGACAAATTCTAACCGATTTACATTACcaatgttttatttatcaaatctTGTGTGGGttgaaatatatacattctGCAGGCGTTCTTCATAGAGATTTAAAACCAGAAAATCTGCTAGTAAATGCTGATTgccaattaaaaatttgcGATTTTGGTATCTCTAGGGGTTATTCCATGAATGATGATATAAATAGTCAATTTTCCACCGAATATGTCTCTACAAGAGCATATAGAGCTCCTGAGATTATGATGTCTTATCAGGGTTATTCACCAGCAGTGGATATTTGGTCTACAGGTTGTATATTGGCTGAATTTTTAACTGGCCAACCTTTTTTTGATGGAAGTGATTGTGTAGATCatttaaatagaatattgCAAGTCCTAGGAACACCAGATGATGAAACGTTAAGaagaatatattctaaaaatattttaggTTATTTACAAAAACTTGGAAGAATATCACCTACTCCGCTATCAGAGCTATTTCCTAATGCTTCTACTGAATATCTTGATCTACTTTCtaagatatttatatttgataaaaatagaagaatTACAGTGGATGAAGCTTTGAACCATCCATATTTAAGTGTTTGGCATGATCCTGAGGATGAATATTCTTGTAAtgataaattcaatttcgagtttgaaaatataaacaatttaaatcatttaaagacgctattatttaatgaagtTGAAGAATTTAGGAGGTTGGTTAGAGAGCCAATTTTTGATCtttctattaataattcaaataacaGTAATGCTTCTAAAGGAAATGTTTTCACATCTCCTGATGAACATAGGGACTCTGCAAATATAGAACCAATGCCTCATGGATTAGATGAACCATTCAATTATTCACGTCAATCCATAGTAAATGTTACCAATACTGTAGAAACAGAGGAGAAAAGCATTGATAGTTTTATGGATCCGTATGTTAATTTTACAAAGACAAACATTCATTCAGGTGACCCAGGGAATTCTAAAGCGGAGATTAGCTTGTTAGAATCTCCTACTATATTGAGGCGTCACTCAAATGAATCACTGGTGCAAGTTAGGGACATTAATTCTGATGATCCAttagatattgaaaaagaattagaaattgGTTCGGATAGAagaattcttcaataatcTTCGTTCTTctcaataattttctacggtttattttaattaacaTTCCTTCATAAGACAATCTATTTTATTCTGATCTTCTCTAAtatatcttctttttttctaattaaCCAATAATTTCCTctgattatattttttctatatctTATCTATCATATAGAAATATCTGATATctcaaaattataaaccTATTTAGTTAATTTTGTATAgtacaaaagaaaatattatagaaGTTTATAtactaatttaaattcattattaatgatcTTATGTTGTTAATATAGTATTTAGAGATATTCTTCTCCATCTATATATAACATTCTCTTTAGTTGTACAGTctgtatgtatatatttttagtgacgttttcttaaatttctctttaaaaattggcGTGCGGGTAACGAACTCGAGGTGGCAAATACATTTGGCTTGTAAGGATTTATTTAGATTTCAATATATAAGCTCCGCAACCTTTAAAACCATTAAATAGCCTTATTACAAGATACGATTCGATTTCACATTTGATTCTTATCCAATCGAATAAGagtattttaaaaaaattatacattATGTCTGAGAATTCTAAATCTgacaaaaaagaagaactaaaggataatattaaatcttCTATTACTGACCAAACTGGTAAAAAGAAAACCAAGAAGGAAAAAGAagcagaagaagaattatcagaagaagatttaaaattaaaaactgATCTAGAATTACTAGTAGAAAGACTAAAAGATGAAGATCAATCTTTATATATGCCATCTTTAGttcaattaaagaaatttattaaaaattctacAAGTTCTATGACAGCAGTTCCAAAAccattgaaatttttacgTCCGTTATACCCAAGCTTATGCAAAGTTCATGAAAAATGGActgataatgaattgaaatcaTCAATTGCCGATGTATTATCTGTGTTAGCGATGACATATTCTGATAATGGGAAACATGATTCTGTAAGATTTAGAATGCTTTCAAATGTTCCTAACATGGAGGATTGGGGCCATGAATATTTACGCCATTTAGCTTTGGAGCTAGGAGAAGTTTATAATGATCAAGTAGAAAAAGAGGCAAATGAATTGACAAATTCTTCTGAACAACCTTCAGTGCCAACTACATTTGATTTTCCAAAGGAAActattttacaattatcATTAGAGATCGttccatattttttaaagcaTAATGGTGAAGCAGATGCAGTGGATTTACTTTTAGAAATTGAAGCCattgataaattaccaCAGTTCGTTGATGAAAATACTTTCCAAAGAGTATGCCAATATATGATTGCTTGTGTACCATTATTACCTCCACCAGAGGATGTTGCATTTCTTCAAA
This DNA window, taken from Henningerozyma blattae CBS 6284 chromosome 3, complete genome, encodes the following:
- the COX6 gene encoding cytochrome c oxidase subunit VI (similar to Saccharomyces cerevisiae COX6 (YHR051W); ancestral locus Anc_5.280), whose translation is MPMIIPTAALRSTLLRSATFRIVPLSARVMPCAWTKVNSISQTKSLHNSARLWSKKVAVSEGSNIQEQADPEHDLEETFEEFTARFEKEFEAAYDLFEVQRVLNNCFSYDLVPAPAVLEKALRAARRVNDLPTAIRVFEALKFKVDNEQQYKAYLDELADIRKELGVPLKEDLFPNGEPETVLAKQP
- the RRM3 gene encoding DNA helicase (similar to Saccharomyces cerevisiae RRM3 (YHR031C); ancestral locus Anc_5.275); protein product: MFKVSKKKPEKKQRSIASFFSSKKTFTPPKDDAPTTKIATENATTHTDATIDLTTTTAKTTISTSGIPSSISLKRQVVPPNRSIKLASRTSSNQGSSLFSSQGSFDETDPSSELQSLLQKPKLASFKPIRRSLKAGPSSKSLVSTSSSTITSTSSSIHSSSGKRHLSSTNHLSSTSNTPSLSSTFPNISLSINKKLKSSPRKLTASSSSNKHNSDSYYEIKLSKQQQDVVNCVIKKRQNVFYTGAAGTGKSIILRTIISKLHGLYGKDAIAVTASTGLAANNIGGCTLHKWAGIGLGKATAEKCIQSLSKKYDTLALWRRTRVLIIDEVSMIDGDFLDKLDVIAQHLRNSKQPFGGIQLVLTGDFFQLPPVNKNRAENSKTAFCFQSRMWKNCIERTILLTEVFRQRDDDELVSILNSIRLGEINPKMSSVLKSLERNIAYPDGISPTELYPTRREVDLSNSRQLNQLPGKLYTYKSSDLVQSHMKDMLNASVLAEENVYLKDNAQVMMLKNKPESELVNGSLGKVLFFSTERLIKKMIELYGFYFDDEIVNDMRLVSNCIENPSFVNSDVYANGFKNRPIIRHEKLSILTNFAVKTNTKLEKIYPYVRWTIGPNKYHNELMMDEIFPVDVPGDNIGMQRTQIPVMLCYALSIHKAQGQTIQRLKVDLKNIFEAGQVYVALSRAVSKDSLQILNFNPKKIKADEEVKKFYHKLEKLD
- the TBLA0C03140 gene encoding uncharacterized protein (similar to Saccharomyces cerevisiae SLT2 (YHR030C) and YKL161C; ancestral locus Anc_5.274), which translates into the protein MSNLVVRHTFNLFREDFVVEQRFHVLNGISYSPQSLVCSARVIDIPQRVHVAIKKVANAFTKEVTCIRALREIKLLRHFRGHKNIVCLFDADLVFYNDGIFNGLYLCQELMETDLSQILKSGQILTDLHYQCFIYQILCGLKYIHSAGVLHRDLKPENLLVNADCQLKICDFGISRGYSMNDDINSQFSTEYVSTRAYRAPEIMMSYQGYSPAVDIWSTGCILAEFLTGQPFFDGSDCVDHLNRILQVLGTPDDETLRRIYSKNILGYLQKLGRISPTPLSELFPNASTEYLDLLSKIFIFDKNRRITVDEALNHPYLSVWHDPEDEYSCNDKFNFEFENINNLNHLKTLLFNEVEEFRRLVREPIFDLSINNSNNSNASKGNVFTSPDEHRDSANIEPMPHGLDEPFNYSRQSIVNVTNTVETEEKSIDSFMDPYVNFTKTNIHSGDPGNSKAEISLLESPTILRRHSNESLVQVRDINSDDPLDIEKELEIGSDRRILQ
- the BRE2 gene encoding Bre2p (similar to Saccharomyces cerevisiae BRE2 (YLR015W); ancestral locus Anc_5.236) codes for the protein MKVGIIPYQHDTDFVFKDSDINLSKPSFPLYLEIEPTIANNNSNNNEEIDDSANINNNDYDNNNNNKTNLKFFKTEDIPLNRRNFIYRPCSANPLFNELGYCCSEYPFDKVGISIMDRSDGMSMLDKGNEIVGVKESLGWRTGRCDICIKEGLTYWEVEILNGGSPNNINDPSNDKQKKREILNSTSHLRLGISRREASLEGPVGFDAYGYGIRDSSLESIHEGKLSQILQPLENMVLKKGDRIGFLLELPDIDTQIEQAKTYIQNRIDALIEHNANKKKTKLNNNHESQLSKDFQISLLQDIKYDNVVRDHIPIRYKNQLFFEMTDYVKTTKPEYYSSNKQERLDYYKLKGSSLKIYLNNQYIGESVKELKPFLPPFSELQYNKKFYYNYWKHGETAEYSEEDHNAIMDDIPKSRINHNTHSNGSSKHGLILRNKYVNNNRLGYYPTISCFNGGIARLVVDKKELKFFDQMKGDLQNNNNNNNNNNNTIVKTLDILFKEQVAEDVLWDIIDEIEEESNNGTLISAYNMFK